tatataatcAAGCACCCAACACATTCAAGGACATGGAAACATGCAGCTCCAGTGTCGCACACTGCCCGATGAGAAAGGGCACAAACTACATGTATTGTCCTGGCAAACATTTCTTGGGTCCATGTCGGTACTcacttaagtaagtactgGGCAGTGCTCTGTGCGGtagccatgccatgccaggCCTGAAATCTGCACAAGCACCTCGTCCTTCGATACCAGACATTTTAATGTTGCCATCAACATGTTAATGGGCAGCCAATTTTGTTTCTCCCCCATCCCGGCCTAGCCCACCATCTATCTGCCAGTTCCATGCATGCAGGTTCAGGGCCTTATACTCCATGTCCACAAGAAGCACGCCGATGCAGcaaactactccgtactgccgCCACCAGTTTCTCCGTGTGCCGTAACAAGGACTCTATAGGTGCGCTGGGGGGCATTGGCCGCGTCTTGTGCTACCCAActgcttcatcttgttcGCCTTGGGCGCTCGCTTGCTTCACTGACACTTACTGCACTGCGCTCCTTCGACCTTCACCCTGCATAAGCTGGAAAGTGGACAGCAGGACACGCCCTGCTCGGTTCGAACGTTAATGCCTGTACGGGGTATTGGCTGATCGAATCAATTGGCTGTGAAACAAGACAGCCACTTACGAGTGTCTGCAGATAACATGACAAGCTACGAGAACGCCAGtaagaagagaaggaaggaaagaaagaaagaaaagaaaagggccgAAACAAAGCACAGGGTATATTTCGAGGCGTATACGTTTTTGAACCAATCAACCAAGTACACCGCATTATGCAGCTGCTTGAGAAAACTTCCACATGAGAAACACCAACAAACAGAGGGGAGAGCTTTCTCCATCTCGTCTAAGctttaaaagaaaaggcgTCGTCCGTCATTCCCCCAAATCATGCTTTCCATATCATGCCCAGGTATTTGATCTCCTCACGTGTCCAGCGGACATAGCCAACAACCTGGCTTGATAAACTCAGTGGAGCTCTTGCGGCGCATCCAAATCCACAGCCTCGACCATGCTTCTTTGGACTTGACTCCTGCCCACTAGCTCGTGGAAAAACTTGGAAGCTTCTTCACTTTCGTGTCGGACTTTGTCGGCCTCATCCCGTTTGTTACCTAGGTCCTTGACGCTTtggtcgaggccgacgcgGAGACTGTCAGCTGGGAAGCGCAGGACCTTGCGGACTGATGAGGAAATTCGTGATGAGTTGGCATGGATGTAGTCTAGTTCAGCCAGCTGCGAAGAAATCTTGGTGGCGAGTCTGGGGGGTAGGGAGTTGGGGATCTGCTGTAAAACGTAGGCGACCCCGGCGATCGCTGTCTCAATGTTAGCTAGGCGGCGTGGAGCGTGAGTATTTTGATTCCAGTTCACTTACCAGCAATGACAATTCCAGGAACAATCAGTTGACGGAGATTCCCATTGCTCAACACCCGAGTCGTCAACATGGCATGATCCATCCAGTTACTCATGCCAAGCATTCGAGGCACGACAGCGCCCGCCaccgtcaaggccatgccGGTCCCTGCAAACTTCTCCTGGCGCTGCAACAGAGTCGACCAGTCCACAAAGTCCCAAAGCTCAGTTGGAATATGAACCTGTCGTGCGAGAGCATCACGCTTTCTCCGGAACATGACGTCTGGTCGAAACTGTAGGTTCTGGAACTCGTCCCCAACATGTAGCAGGCCCAGTTGTTTAATAGTATTTACGCCTTGGACGCTCTTTTCTCTGCCGTATTCTTCGCAGCGCGTGACGGCGTCCGTGATGTGCGAGAGCATGGCCTCTTTAATATCGTCGGCATACTGGAAGGCGCCAAAGACGCCGGGGTATGGCACGTCGTAGTTGGTCCTGCCGGCCTGAGTGATGGCGGTATTAAGCTCAGAACGACTGTGATCGTAGACATCTTGACAAGTCTCCTCGATGTTTCGATCTATTTGCTCGCTTACTTCGGACCTGGCCTTTCGACTTGAGGCGAGTTGTGGCTCAATTTCCCTGAGTTCAGCAGAGACCCTGTCAATCTCTGACTGGGCAACTTCTTCGTTAACCTGAGCCAAACTGTGTATATCATTGAGGATGTTCAATAGATATGTTCTCGCAGGGGCAAGCTTGGACCTCGCCCTCTTTTCGAGAACGAAGCGACGCAATGATGCTTCCAGAGCCTCAAAGTCTCGAATCTTGTCCAAatctttgcccttgccctttgCTCCATCGTCGCCTGGATCATCGCCTCCACCTCCACCGCTGGAACTGCCGCTTCCGTTGCCACCAGGACCTCCTGGCGGTGCTGGTCCGGCTGGAATAGCATTGCTTGATACAAAGTGAACAAGGTCTGATGATTCTTTACGAGTATCTGGGCTCAGTCCAGAAACTTGATCCAAAATAAGCTTCTGGCATCGCTCCTTGTCTCT
The DNA window shown above is from Metarhizium brunneum chromosome 1, complete sequence and carries:
- the fzo1 gene encoding Transmembrane GTPase fzo1 is translated as MSQDYFTGKGKGPLRSDPDPDAPKNSSPSSSSRPHYMTVGSGSTSEHAARLQNMLDVDSGYGGSVAGEDHHMAMTSATNSTSDSSQHPRGRASAGHQMWYYRQRAILGRSINKVLDLLQSLQQMNTEWPAHYPTIRPADATSSERPGMGRTYSVSGDAASSSSTTAQPPLLRRSLTAADASTAESSRAAKNRPAPEPRLVSPQIAQELSILKLDLKLGALHQAELVHSLEKNSIAALLDGKISSSIRHLLSLRERIEDTSSKVLITGDLNAGKSTFCNALLRRKVLPEDQQPCTAIFCEVLDARENAGIEEVHAVHKDCTYSRHDETTYDVYALTELEKIVTDNETYTQCKVYVKDIRTVDESLLNNGVVDIALIDAPGLNSDTTKTTAIFARQEEIDVVVFVVSAANHFTQSAKEFIYAAAAEKAYLFIVVNGYDTIRDKERCQKLILDQVSGLSPDTRKESSDLVHFVSSNAIPAGPAPPGGPGGNGSGSSSGGGGGDDPGDDGAKGKGKDLDKIRDFEALEASLRRFVLEKRARSKLAPARTYLLNILNDIHSLAQVNEEVAQSEIDRVSAELREIEPQLASSRKARSEVSEQIDRNIEETCQDVYDHSRSELNTAITQAGRTNYDVPYPGVFGAFQYADDIKEAMLSHITDAVTRCEEYGREKSVQGVNTIKQLGLLHVGDEFQNLQFRPDVMFRRKRDALARQVHIPTELWDFVDWSTLLQRQEKFAGTGMALTVAGAVVPRMLGMSNWMDHAMLTTRVLSNGNLRQLIVPGIVIAAIAGVAYVLQQIPNSLPPRLATKISSQLAELDYIHANSSRISSSVRKVLRFPADSLRVGLDQSVKDLGNKRDEADKVRHESEEASKFFHELVGRSQVQRSMVEAVDLDAPQELH